AAAGGTGATACAGCAAGCAACACAACAAAGCCAGCTAAGGTTGAAACAGGAGCAATCATTCAAGTTCCATTATTTATAAATGTTGGTGACAAGATAAAGATTGATACAGAATCAGAAGAATATCTATCAAGGGTATAATTAATATTTTTAGGGTAAATATATCTTATAGAATTTTTTTTGAATTTTAGGAGGATTAAAATGGAAAACCTATATGAAAAGGTGGCATACTTAAGAGGTCTTGCTGATGGGCTTGGTATAAATGAGGAATCAAAAGAAGGAAGGCTTATACGTAGTATAATTGATGTATTAGATGAATTTGCTGATGCATTAAATGAGCTTGATATGAAGTATTCTGAATTGGATGATGTTGTAGACTCAATTGATGAGGATTTAGAAACACTTGAAAGAGAAGTCTATGACGATTATGATGAAGATGACGATGATGATTATGATGATGAAGAAGAAGATGAAGACGAAGATTTTGACCAAGAAGACTTTGTTGAAATAACATGCCCGCACTGCAATGTTCCATTTTATGTAGAAGAAGATGAATACCTCGATGAAGATGAATTTGAATGTCCAAACTGCCATGAAACAATATATGTAGATGAACTTGAAGAGGTAGACGAATACGAAGACGACGAACAAGATGATGATGACAATGACCACGATACAGATAAATAAAGTGTGACAATGGGGACGGTTCTTGTTGGCTCACCAGCCACAACACCGTCCCTTATTTTTCGAGCCAATGGGGACGGTTCTGGTTGGCACAACGTTACATAGTGCTGCTTATCCTATTATATCGTGGGATGAGCGGCGAGCCAGGGAGAACCGTCCCCGTTGGCTCTTTCCGAACAATAACAAAAAAATCATTAAAAATATTCGTAACATATATTCCCATTATACTTGACATTAGTAGATTGATAATATATAATCAATTTTAACAATATTATCGGATGCAAGTTTGAAAGGAGTTAGTTGCATGCAAAGAACAAAGTTACTTATGACTCCAGGTCCAACCCCACTTCCACCCAAGGTGTTAGAAGCCATGAGTCAGCCAATTATTCACCATAGAACAAAAGAGTTTGGAGAAATATTTACAAGAGTCAACGACAAACTTATGCAAGTTTTTCAAACAAAAAATTCAGTTCTTACCTTCACTTCATCAGGAACAGGAGCTATGGAAAGTTCAGTTGTAAATATGTTTAGCCCAAATGACACAGTATTAGTTGTATCAGTTGGGGTTTTTGGCGATAGATACATAAAGATTTGCAAAACGTTCGGACTTAATGTTATAGAAAAAAGATATCAAGACGGTCATGTAGCTAATATTGACGAGATTATAGATATGCTTGAATCAGATAAAGAAATGAAAATCAAGGGTGTTTTTATTACACATAACGAGACATCAACAGGTGTCACTAATGACATAGAAAAACTTGGTAAGTATATGAAAAATGGCGAAAGGATACTCATTGTTGATGCAATATCAGCACTTGGTGGTATTGAATTAAAGACAGATGAATGGGGGCTTGATGTTGTTGTTGCAGGCTCTCAAAAGTCGCTTATGGCACCACCCGGGCTTGCCTTTGCATCAGTTTCAGACAAAGCATGGGAGTTTTATAAAAGGTCAACACTTCCAAAGTTCTATTGGGACTACAAGAAGTATAAAGATGGCCTTATGAAAGAGGTTCAGGACAATCCATTTACACCTGCCATTTCACTAATCAAGGCAACAGATGCTGCACTTACTGTCCTATTTGATGAAATTGGGCTTGAAAATAACTTTTTAAGGCATAAAAAGTTAGCTCAAATGGTTCAAACAGCTGTAGATGCTTTAAATCTTGAACTTTTACCCAAAAAAGAACATTCCTCGTATGTTATCACAGCCATAAAATCACCAGAAGGTGTTGATATAGAACAGGTCAGAAAGACAATGAACAAGGAATTTGACATAATGGTTGCAGGCGGACAAAGTGATTTAAAAGGTAAGATAATAAGGATAGGGCACATGGGATATGTTGATGAAATGGATGTTCTTAAAACCATTTCAGCATTTGAGATTTCGCTTATGAAAGCAGGTTATAGAAACTTTGAACAAGGTAAAGCAGTCTCAAGCATTTTAAAGTTTTTTTAAGGAGGGACAACATTAATGAAAGTAATAGTTAGCGAAAGAATTGCACAAGAAGGCGTTGATATTTTAAAAGAAGCAGGCTTTGAGGTTGATTTAAAGTTTGGCATAAGCCACAATGATCTACTTGAAATAATTGAAAATTATGATGCACTTATTGTTAGAAGTGTAACACAAGTAAATGAAGAGCTTTTTGCTAGGGCAAAAAACTTAAAGGTTGTAGGTAGAGCAGGAAACGGTATAGATAATATTGATGTTGATGCTGCAACAAAGTATGGTGTTATTGTAGTAAATACACCAGATAGCAATACAATGGCAGCAGCAGAGCTAACAATAGGACATATATTCTGCATGTTTAGAAACATTCCACAGGCTCATTGGGGCTGCAAGAATGGGGATTTCAGAAGAAATAGATATAAAGGGTCTGAGCTTTTTGAAAAAACAGCAGGTATCATAGGTCTTGGAAGAATAGGCTCCCTTGTTGCAACAAGACTAAAGGCATGCGGTATGAGGGTAATTGCATATGATCCATACATTTCTGACGAAAGATTCAAAAAGTTTGGTGTTGAGAAAGTTTCTTTTGAGACACTTATAAAAGAATCTGATTTAATTACTGTTCATACACCAAAGACAGAAGAAACATACAATATGATTACAGAAAAAGAATTTAAGATGATGAAAAAGGGTGTCAGAATTGCCAATGTTGCAAGAGGTGGCATTATTAACGAAATAGACCTATACAATGCCATAAAAGAAGGTATTGTCGCAGCAGCAGCAATAGATGTATTTGAAAAAGAGCCAAACTATGAACTTGCTTATCAAGAATTCAAACATCCACTACTCGAACTTGACAATGTAATAATAACACCCCACCTTGGTGCATCAACCGAGGAGGCACAGCTAAATGTTTCTGTGTCTGTTGCAAAACAAGTTGTATCAGCACTTCAGGGTGGTGTTGTAACAAATGCTGTTAATCTTCCTTCATTTGATAAAGATAAGATAGAAGAGGTTATGCCATATCTTACATTAGCTGAAAGCATGGGTAAGATATTTATTCAGGCTGAAAAAACTTTTGCAAAGAAGATCGAAATTATTTACAGCGGTGACATATGCAACATGGAAACAAAATGGGTAACATTGTCGCTGTTAAAAGGATACCTCGACTTTTCAGTAAAAGAAAATGTTAACTATGTAAATGCTGAGATGATAGCAAGTTCACAGGGTGTTGAGGTAATAGAAAGCAAAAAAGGCGAATGTGATAAATTTAAAAATATGATAACAGCAAGATTTACAACAGATGAAAAGGTCTTAGAGCTTTCTGGAACAGTTTATAATAACCAAGGCAGAATTATCGACTTCTTCGGCTACAAATTTGACTTCAAACCCGAAAGATATATGCTCTTGGTTCAAAACATTGATAAACCAGGTATTATTGGTAAGATAGGTACAATAGTAGGCGAATATGGCATTAATATTGCACAAATGCAGGTTAGCCGAAACAAAAAAGGCGAGAAAGCAGTTATGGTTCTTGAAGTTGACGGTATTGTTCCAAATGAAGCAATAGAAAAACTAAAAGCTGTTGATGGCATTTTACGTGTTACAATGGCAAAGATATAACACAGGTAAAAATAAAAAACACAAAAAGGGAGTATTGGATAAATGGCAGAGATTAAGGCTTTTTTTGGTGTTAGATATGCAGAAAATATTGATTTAGACAAGGTTATCTGTCCACCATATGATATAATTTCAGAAAGTGAAAGGGAAGAACTCTATCAAAAAAGTCCATATAATATAATAAGAATAGAATATGGGAAAGAACTTCCAAATGACAATGAAAAAGAAAATAAGTTTACAAGGGCAAAAAAAAGTTTAGATGAATGGCTAAATTCTGGCATTTTGAAAAAAGAGGATAAAGAAAGCCTATATATACTTGAACAAGAGTTTGAGGTTGATGGGGTTATTTATAAAAGAACAGGCATTATAGCACTTATAAAACTTACCCCATTTTCAGAAGGTGTTGTTATACCCCACGAGTTTACACTTTCAAAGCCAAAAGAGGAAAGGTTAAACCTTTTGAAAGCAACAAAAACTAATATTAGCAGTATTTATGGGCTTTATGAAGATAATAAAAAAGAGATTGAAAATATATTGGAAAATATAAAGAAAAATAAAGAATGTTTTTCATATAACGGTCTTGGAACCAAAGAAAAGATTTGGATTGAGCAAGATGAAAATGTCATAAATAAGTTACAATCCCTATTTTATGATAAAAAGATATTCATAGCTGATGGACACCATAGATACGAAACAGCACTTGAATACAAAAAACAGATGGAAGAAATTTATGGCAAAAACCCTAAGGCTGACTATAACTATGTTTTAATAACACTTACAGCTATTGAAGACCCAGGTATTGTAATACTTCCAACACATAGAGTTATCACAGATTCTAATATTTCTACACAAAACCTTATTGAAAAGCTAAAGGAAAACTTTGAGGTTATTGAGGGCCGTTTTGAAGATGTAAATGAAAATTTAAATAAAAATAAAAAATACTCATTTGTGGTTTACACAAGCGATAAGAAATACTATTTTATAAAATTAAAAGACCAAAAAGTTTTGGATAAAATAAATGGAAGCAAGCCTTTTAAAAACCTTGATGTTGTTATATTACAAGAGCTTATTTTAAATGACATTTTGGGTATTGATGCTGAAAACTTAGCAAAGCAAAAAAGCCTAAAATACACAAAGGATATAAATGAAGCAGTAAAAATGGTAGATGAGGGTGCTTTTTGTGCATTTATTTTAAATCCTACACTTGTTGAGGAACTAAAGGATGTTTCGCTAAATGGCGAAAAGATGCCTCAAAAATCAACATACTTTTATCCAAAGCTTATGACAGGAAATGTGATATATGTTCAAAGATAAAATGAAAGAGGCTATTACAAATAAATTGTGATAGTCTCTTTATTTTATTATTCATATTTGATATTGTAGAGTTATTAAAATTAGTTATATAATTTTTTAGTGAAAAAATAAAAGGAGAAAAGTAGCCATGATAAAGCTTGTTGCATTTGATCTTGATGATACCTTTTTAAATGACAATGTTTCAATTAGCCCAAAAAATAAAAAAGCTATCGAGTTTTTGAAAGAAAATGACATAAAAATTGCCATAGCAACAGGAAGGCCATTCCCATCAACAAAAAGGTTTGTAGATGAACTAACACTTGATATGCCAATAATTACATATCAGGGAGCAATGGTTTATGATATAAAAAACAAGAAAAAGATATACTCAAAAGAGGTTCCAATTGATTTAGCTAAGAAGCTTTTGGATATTTCAGAGAAAGAGAGAATTCATATTCATCTGTACATAAATGATGTATGGTTCGTAAGAGAATACAATGAAAAGACAGAGTTTTACAAAAATCTAACAGGGCTTACACCAACCATCGAAAAGGACCTATACAAAATACTTACTGATAATCCATCTAAGGTTCTTTTCTTTGATGAGCATGATAGGTTAGAAGAGATAAAAAAACAAGTTCACGAAATAATAAAAGATACACTCGAAACAACATTTTCTAAGCCTTTCTTTTTGGAATTCACAAATAAAGAAGCAACAAAAGGCCAAGCTCTAAAATTTTTGGCAGAAGAGCATTATAACATAAAAAAAGAAGAGGTAATGGCTGTAGGTGATCAGCTAAATGATTTATCTATGATTGAGTATGCAGGTATTGGTGTTGCTGTTGCAAATGGTCATGAGGAGCTTAAAAAGCATGCTACATTTGTTACAGATACCAATAATAATGATGGTTTTGCCAAAGCAATAGAAAAGGTATTTGGTGTAAAGTTAGTATAAATGAGTGCATATAATATTGTAAGAATGAGAAAATCATACGTCTGGTTGAGAAAAACAAAGTTTGGTTTAAGTTTTTGCGAGAAAATACGAAAATTTAAAAAAATATATTGACTTTTGAAAGAAATTTGCTAAAATAAAATCTGTTATTTGAAATAGCAAATTCCAAGAAGGAGGTAATAAAAAATGCACGCATTAGGAAGACACATAATAGCAGAAATGTATGGATGCGATGGCGATATCCTAAATAACCGTGAACTTATTGAAAAGATAATGGTAGAATCTGCACTTGAAGCAGGTGCCGAAGTTAGAGAAGTAGCTTTTCATAAATTTAGTCCGCAAGGTGTTAGTGGTGTTGTAGTTATATCTGAATCACACCTTACAATCCATACATGGCCAGAGCTTGGTTATGCAGCAGTTGACGTATTTACATGTGGCGATAGAGTAAATCCATGGGATGCATGCAATTACATTACCGAGAAGATAAAGGCTCAACACATGACATCAACAGAGGTAAAAAGAGGACTATTCGAACAACCAGTTAAGGTTGCAAACCTATAAACCTCCTTTTTGTTGATGGGATAAAGCTTTTTTGTTAGAATTCGAAGGGATGTGGAATTGGCAATTTTATTGATTTAAAATTGTATAAAATTATTTAAAAAGGGAATTATAATAGTGAAAGACCCCCTTTACAAATTAATACTTTTGGTGCACAAGTTTCTTGTGCACCTTTTTTTGTTTTCTAAAGAGTGCTATAATAATGGGAAAATAGTAGCTTGTATTTTTTAAGGAGGCATATAATGAGAGCAATAATTACTGTTGTAGGAAAAGATAGAGTTGGTATTATAGCTTGTGTTTCAAATATCTTAGCACAAAACAATGTAAACATATTGGATATATCACAAACAATTATGCAGGGTTTTTTTACTATGATAATGCTTGTTGATTTAGAAAACTCAAAACTTAGATTTGATGAGATAAAAGCACTTCTTGTAAATAAAGGCAAAGAGATAGGTGTAGATATTAATATGCAGCATGAGGATATATTCAATGCCATAAATAGGATTTAAGGAGGTCTACATTTTGTTTAGTCGTGATGAGATAATCTCAACAATTAATATGGTAAAACAAGAAAATTTAGATATTAGGACAATAACAATTGGTATAAGCCTATACGACTGTGTTTCTGATAATGTTGATATATTCATTGAAAAGATGAAAAGAAAGATTTACGATAAGGCAAATAACATAACAGATATTGCAAGAGAGATAGAAGAAGTTTATGGTATTCCTATAATTAACAAAAGGGTTGCAACAACACCTATCTCACTTGTATGTGGAGATTTTGATGAAGAAGATTTAGTAAAGATAGCAACAAGCCTTGATGAAATAGCAGAAAGTATTGGGATTGACCTAATTGGTGGATTTTCTGCACTTGTTCAAAAAGGTTTTTCCAATCAGGCAAAGAGGCTTCTTAATATCTTTCCAGAAGCAATCTCACAAACAAAAAGGGTTTGCTCATCTGTAAATGTTGGCTCAACTAAAGCAGGGATAAATCTTGATGCAATAAATATTGTTGCAAAAGGTATAAAAAAACTTTCTGAGCTTACAAAAGATGAGGATAGCTTTGGTTGTGCAAAGTTTGTTGTTTTTGCAAATGCACCTGAAGACAATCCATTTATGGCAGGTGCCTTTCATGGTATTGGTGAAAATGATGTTGCGATAAATATTGGTATCTCTGGCCCTGGTGTTGTGAAAAGAGCTCTTGAAAAGGTGAGAGGCCAGGATATAAGCACAGTTTACGAAACAATCAAAAAAACTGCATTTAAAATAACAAGAGCAGGTCAGATTGTAGGAGATTATGCAAGTAAAAAACTTGATATACCCTTTGGTATTATAGATTTATCATTAGCACCAACACCAAGAAATGGTGATAGCATTGCCGAGATTTTGGAGGAGATTGGACTTGAAAAGGTAGGGGCTTATGGCTCTACTGCAATATTGGCACTTTTGAACGATGCAGTTAAAAAAGGTGGTTCTATGGCTGCAAGGTTTGTTGGTGGGCTTTCTGGTGCATTTATTCCTGTTTCAGAAGACTTAGGAATGGTAGAAGCAGTAGATGCTGGAGCACTTAGCCTTGAAAAGCTTGAGGCAATGACTGCAGTATGCTCTGTTGGGCTTGATATGGTAATAGTTCCTGGTTCCACACCCTGGGAGGTAATCTCAGCTTTAATTGCCGATGAGATTGCAATAGGTGTTTATAACAACAAAACAACAGGGGTAAGAATTATCCCAGCTTTTAATAAAGATGTTGGTGATGTTGTTAACTTTGGAGGGCTCTTGGGTGGCGGCAAGGTAATGAAGATAAATACATTCTCACCTGAAGTGTTTGTAAATAGGGGAGGCAAAATTCCACCTCCAATAATTAGCTTAAGAAACTAAAAAAAGGAGCTGATTTTTTATGCTTTTTTCAAAGATGCATGGACTTGGAAATGACTTTATTGTTCTAGATGTAAGACAAAGTCCTGATAAGGATTACAATAGTTTAGCAATAAAAATGTGCGATAGGCATTTAGGTATTGGAGCAGATGGGCTTTTGCTTGTTTTAAACTCAGATAAGGCAGATATCAAGATGAGGATAATAAACTCAGATGGTTCTGAGGCTGAGATGTGCGGTAATGGCATTAGGTGTTTTGCTAAATATGTATTTGAAAGAGGTATTGTTCGAAAAGAAAAATTTACTGTAGAAACATTAGCAGGTATAATGGAACCAGAATTGATATTAGATGAAGTTGGGCTTGTAGAAAAGGTAAAAGTAAATATGGGAAGCCCAGATTTTAATCCCCAAAATATACCAATGCTGCTTGATAGCAAAGACGCTATAAACGTTCCAATTGAGGTAGATGGCAAAGAATACAAAATAACAAGTATACTGATGGGTGTTCCTCATACAATGCTTTTTGTTGACGATATTAATAATATTGATATCCATGCACTTGGGCCAAAGATAGAAAAACATAAGCTATTCCCAAAGAAAACAAATGTAAACTTTGTTGAGGTTAAAGACAACCAGAATATAATTGTTAGAACATGGGAAAGAGGAGCTGGAGCAACTATGGCTTGTGGAACAGGCTCTTGTGCATCTGTTATAGCATCCCACCTAAATGGATATACACAAAGAAAAGCAAATGTCCATCTCTATGCAGGGATTCTTAACATCGAGTGGACAGAAGATAACATAGTATATATGACCGGCCCAGCAACAGAGGTTTTTGTAGGGGAGTATATTGAATAAGCTTGCTACAACTGATATGGTTCAAAATACTATTTAGAACGCTTTAGACTTTAAAAAGCCAGTATTCTTTACTGGCTTAATTTTTTTTTCAATATTAGATGTTTTTACTGAAGAAAAAGAATAGATAACAAAGCTTTTTCTGATATAATTATTTATATAATATAATATATTTGGTGATAAAAAATGGAATTTATTAATGATAATAGAAAAATAACATTTGAAGAATTTATAGTAATGGATAACAATACAGAAGATAATTTGGAATTAATAAATGGTAAGGTTTATTTATTATCAGCCCCATCATCTACACATCAAATGATAGTTACAAAGCTTTCGACTGAAATTGGAATATATCTAAAAAACAAAAATTGTATTCACTTTGTTGCTCCATTCGATGTATATTTTGAAGAAGAAGGCCAAACTCATAAAGTTCAGCCTGATATAACAGTGATTTGTGATAAAAGTGGTTTATCAGAAATAGGTTATAGAGCTGTTCCAGTATTAATAATAGAAGTTCTATCACCTTCAACTGCTTCAAAGGATTATATAGAAAAGATGGACCTTTATATGAGAATTGGGGTAAAAGAGTATTGGATAGTTTCACCCAAAAATAAAACAGTTGAAGTATTTACATTAACAAATGAAAAAACTTATGAAGAACCTATGCTATTTTCATACCCAAATATAATTAAATCAAGTGTTTTTGAAGATTTATCAATAAATTCACAAATGATATTTGGTATAATATAATTAGGAGTGAAGAATTATTAATGAAAATCATATTTTCAAAACAAGCTATTAAATTTTTGAAAAATCAAGATAGGAAAATTACCCAAAGATTGATAGAAGATATTGAAAATAATCTAAATAAGAAACCATTTAAAGGTGATATAAAAGTACTAAAAGGCAGAAATGAATTTAGACTTAGAATTGGGAATATTCGTATTATTTTTTCAACTACAGAGAATGAAGTCCATATTTTGACTATTGGTTATAGAGGAGATATATATAAATAAAGGAGTGAGTTGAATGATGTTTAATCCTCGTGAAGAACTGCATAATTTAATTGACGAATTAAGTTACGATGACTTAGTAAGTTTATTACATCTTATAAAAAGAATAATAATTTCTGACGAAGAATTAACAGAACATGAAATACAGGAAATTGAATTAGCTAAACAACAGATTTCTAATGGAGAATATATGGATATAGAAGAAGTTAAAAGTTTGTTTGCAAAAGACATGGAGAATTAAAATCTTATCTAATAAGTAGTTTATTTAAAAGAAGATGTTTTAGCCTAATCAGCTGCAGAAGTCGCCCACTTCAATAAGTAGAAGTAGTTCACAGCAGCAGAGAAATTCATGGGCATAATCTCTTGCACTAAAATATAATCACTGTTATAATTAAGAAAGGAAAATAGTTTGAGGAGCATATAAAATGAGAGTCTTTTTTGTCAACATAGAATACAAAGATGGCCGACAAATAAAAGAGGTTTTCTCAAAGTATTCAAAGGCAAAAGAGATGTGCGACTTACTCATGGGTGAAGATAAAGAGGGGAATATAAAGCTTGTTGAAACAAAATGTAGAGATATTGATTTTTAAGAAAATGAACATATGTATTTAGGAGGGTAAAAATATATGAAAATACTACTTACAGTACTTATCCTTATTCTCAGCATTGCACTAATTGCTGTTATAATGATGCAGTCAGGCAAAAACGCAGGGTTATCTGGTTCAATTGCAGGTGGTGCAGAAACATTCTTTGGTAAATACAAAGGAAGAACGCTTGATGCAATGCTTGGCAGATGGACTTGGATTATTGCAGGTGCTTTTATGGTGGTTGCTATTGTTTTATTTGTTTTAATAAAATAAAATGACAAAAACCTAAGGTTCTTACCTACCTTGGGTTTTTATTTTATAAACATGGGAGGTTTACTTATGACAAGGGAAGTTGCTTTAGAGGAGCTTAATAAAAGAATAAAAACCAAAAACCTTATAAAGCACTGTTTGGCTTGTGAAGCAATAATGAAAGAGCTTGCTCAGTATTTTGAACAAGATATAGAAAAATGGGGACTTGCAGGACTTCTACATGACATAGATTATGAAGAAACTAAAGATAGCCCCCAAACACACAGTATATTAGGCTCACAGATACTTGAGGAGTTAGGTTTTTCTAATGATGTAGTATATGCAGTCAAGGTCCATAATGATGCTCATGGCCTTCCAAGATTATCACTACTTGATAAA
The genomic region above belongs to Caldicellulosiruptoraceae bacterium PP1 and contains:
- a CDS encoding CD1247 N-terminal domain-containing protein; translation: MENLYEKVAYLRGLADGLGINEESKEGRLIRSIIDVLDEFADALNELDMKYSELDDVVDSIDEDLETLEREVYDDYDEDDDDDYDDEEEDEDEDFDQEDFVEITCPHCNVPFYVEEDEYLDEDEFECPNCHETIYVDELEEVDEYEDDEQDDDDNDHDTDK
- a CDS encoding alanine--glyoxylate aminotransferase family protein; the protein is MQRTKLLMTPGPTPLPPKVLEAMSQPIIHHRTKEFGEIFTRVNDKLMQVFQTKNSVLTFTSSGTGAMESSVVNMFSPNDTVLVVSVGVFGDRYIKICKTFGLNVIEKRYQDGHVANIDEIIDMLESDKEMKIKGVFITHNETSTGVTNDIEKLGKYMKNGERILIVDAISALGGIELKTDEWGLDVVVAGSQKSLMAPPGLAFASVSDKAWEFYKRSTLPKFYWDYKKYKDGLMKEVQDNPFTPAISLIKATDAALTVLFDEIGLENNFLRHKKLAQMVQTAVDALNLELLPKKEHSSYVITAIKSPEGVDIEQVRKTMNKEFDIMVAGGQSDLKGKIIRIGHMGYVDEMDVLKTISAFEISLMKAGYRNFEQGKAVSSILKFF
- the serA gene encoding phosphoglycerate dehydrogenase — its product is MKVIVSERIAQEGVDILKEAGFEVDLKFGISHNDLLEIIENYDALIVRSVTQVNEELFARAKNLKVVGRAGNGIDNIDVDAATKYGVIVVNTPDSNTMAAAELTIGHIFCMFRNIPQAHWGCKNGDFRRNRYKGSELFEKTAGIIGLGRIGSLVATRLKACGMRVIAYDPYISDERFKKFGVEKVSFETLIKESDLITVHTPKTEETYNMITEKEFKMMKKGVRIANVARGGIINEIDLYNAIKEGIVAAAAIDVFEKEPNYELAYQEFKHPLLELDNVIITPHLGASTEEAQLNVSVSVAKQVVSALQGGVVTNAVNLPSFDKDKIEEVMPYLTLAESMGKIFIQAEKTFAKKIEIIYSGDICNMETKWVTLSLLKGYLDFSVKENVNYVNAEMIASSQGVEVIESKKGECDKFKNMITARFTTDEKVLELSGTVYNNQGRIIDFFGYKFDFKPERYMLLVQNIDKPGIIGKIGTIVGEYGINIAQMQVSRNKKGEKAVMVLEVDGIVPNEAIEKLKAVDGILRVTMAKI
- a CDS encoding DUF1015 domain-containing protein; translated protein: MAEIKAFFGVRYAENIDLDKVICPPYDIISESEREELYQKSPYNIIRIEYGKELPNDNEKENKFTRAKKSLDEWLNSGILKKEDKESLYILEQEFEVDGVIYKRTGIIALIKLTPFSEGVVIPHEFTLSKPKEERLNLLKATKTNISSIYGLYEDNKKEIENILENIKKNKECFSYNGLGTKEKIWIEQDENVINKLQSLFYDKKIFIADGHHRYETALEYKKQMEEIYGKNPKADYNYVLITLTAIEDPGIVILPTHRVITDSNISTQNLIEKLKENFEVIEGRFEDVNENLNKNKKYSFVVYTSDKKYYFIKLKDQKVLDKINGSKPFKNLDVVILQELILNDILGIDAENLAKQKSLKYTKDINEAVKMVDEGAFCAFILNPTLVEELKDVSLNGEKMPQKSTYFYPKLMTGNVIYVQR
- a CDS encoding Cof-type HAD-IIB family hydrolase — its product is MIKLVAFDLDDTFLNDNVSISPKNKKAIEFLKENDIKIAIATGRPFPSTKRFVDELTLDMPIITYQGAMVYDIKNKKKIYSKEVPIDLAKKLLDISEKERIHIHLYINDVWFVREYNEKTEFYKNLTGLTPTIEKDLYKILTDNPSKVLFFDEHDRLEEIKKQVHEIIKDTLETTFSKPFFLEFTNKEATKGQALKFLAEEHYNIKKEEVMAVGDQLNDLSMIEYAGIGVAVANGHEELKKHATFVTDTNNNDGFAKAIEKVFGVKLV
- the speD gene encoding adenosylmethionine decarboxylase, which produces MHALGRHIIAEMYGCDGDILNNRELIEKIMVESALEAGAEVREVAFHKFSPQGVSGVVVISESHLTIHTWPELGYAAVDVFTCGDRVNPWDACNYITEKIKAQHMTSTEVKRGLFEQPVKVANL
- a CDS encoding ACT domain-containing protein, which gives rise to MRAIITVVGKDRVGIIACVSNILAQNNVNILDISQTIMQGFFTMIMLVDLENSKLRFDEIKALLVNKGKEIGVDINMQHEDIFNAINRI
- a CDS encoding PFL family protein, which produces MFSRDEIISTINMVKQENLDIRTITIGISLYDCVSDNVDIFIEKMKRKIYDKANNITDIAREIEEVYGIPIINKRVATTPISLVCGDFDEEDLVKIATSLDEIAESIGIDLIGGFSALVQKGFSNQAKRLLNIFPEAISQTKRVCSSVNVGSTKAGINLDAINIVAKGIKKLSELTKDEDSFGCAKFVVFANAPEDNPFMAGAFHGIGENDVAINIGISGPGVVKRALEKVRGQDISTVYETIKKTAFKITRAGQIVGDYASKKLDIPFGIIDLSLAPTPRNGDSIAEILEEIGLEKVGAYGSTAILALLNDAVKKGGSMAARFVGGLSGAFIPVSEDLGMVEAVDAGALSLEKLEAMTAVCSVGLDMVIVPGSTPWEVISALIADEIAIGVYNNKTTGVRIIPAFNKDVGDVVNFGGLLGGGKVMKINTFSPEVFVNRGGKIPPPIISLRN
- the dapF gene encoding diaminopimelate epimerase, whose protein sequence is MLFSKMHGLGNDFIVLDVRQSPDKDYNSLAIKMCDRHLGIGADGLLLVLNSDKADIKMRIINSDGSEAEMCGNGIRCFAKYVFERGIVRKEKFTVETLAGIMEPELILDEVGLVEKVKVNMGSPDFNPQNIPMLLDSKDAINVPIEVDGKEYKITSILMGVPHTMLFVDDINNIDIHALGPKIEKHKLFPKKTNVNFVEVKDNQNIIVRTWERGAGATMACGTGSCASVIASHLNGYTQRKANVHLYAGILNIEWTEDNIVYMTGPATEVFVGEYIE
- a CDS encoding Uma2 family endonuclease; this translates as MEFINDNRKITFEEFIVMDNNTEDNLELINGKVYLLSAPSSTHQMIVTKLSTEIGIYLKNKNCIHFVAPFDVYFEEEGQTHKVQPDITVICDKSGLSEIGYRAVPVLIIEVLSPSTASKDYIEKMDLYMRIGVKEYWIVSPKNKTVEVFTLTNEKTYEEPMLFSYPNIIKSSVFEDLSINSQMIFGII
- a CDS encoding type II toxin-antitoxin system RelE/ParE family toxin, translated to MKIIFSKQAIKFLKNQDRKITQRLIEDIENNLNKKPFKGDIKVLKGRNEFRLRIGNIRIIFSTTENEVHILTIGYRGDIYK
- the secG gene encoding preprotein translocase subunit SecG; translated protein: MKILLTVLILILSIALIAVIMMQSGKNAGLSGSIAGGAETFFGKYKGRTLDAMLGRWTWIIAGAFMVVAIVLFVLIK
- a CDS encoding HDIG domain-containing metalloprotein → MTREVALEELNKRIKTKNLIKHCLACEAIMKELAQYFEQDIEKWGLAGLLHDIDYEETKDSPQTHSILGSQILEELGFSNDVVYAVKVHNDAHGLPRLSLLDKSLYAADPTTGLIVAGALIHPSKKLSEINVDFLMNRFNEKSFAKGANREQIKACNELGLELDEFLGISLNAMQKISTELGL